A segment of the Herpetosiphonaceae bacterium genome:
GCCGCTGCGTCAGTTGTTCGAGACACCGACGCTCGCCGCCTTGGCGCGGCAGATTGCGGACGCCGCGCCGGATGCGGGCGCCGACGCGCCGCCGCCGCTGGAGCGCGCAAGCCGGGAGCAGGCGCTGCCGCTGTCGTTTGCGCAGCAGCGCTTGTGGTTCTTGGACCAGTTGGAGCCGGGCAGCCGGGCCTACGCCATGCCGATCGCCCTGCGCCTTCACGGCCCCCTCGATCGCGCCGCCCTTCAGCACAGCCTCGATGCCCTTGTCGTCCGCCACGAGTCCTTGCGCACGACCTTTCCGATGACCCTGGGCCAGCCGACACAAGTCATCGCCGACCCGCAGCCCGTGCCGCTGCCAATCATACAGCTCGCGCATGGGCCGGACGCAGAGCGGGAGGCTGAGTTGTTCCGGCTTATCGCCGAAGATACTAGCCGCCCCTTTGTGCTGGCGACCGGACCACTGCTGCGGGCGACGCTCTTCGGGATGGACGCGGAGACGCACGTGCTGCTGCTGAACCTGCATCACATCATCGCCGATGGCTGGTCGATGCAGGTCTTGCTGCGCGAACTGGTCCAGCTCTATCGCGCTGCCGCTCAAGGCGAGGCAGTGACCCTGCCAGAGCTGCCGATCCAGTACGCCGATTACGCCCTCTGGCAGCGCCAGTGGCTCCAGGGCGCCGTGCGCGCGCGGCAGCTCGGCTACTGGCAGCACCAACTCGCCGATCTCGCCCCCCTCCACCTCCCCACCGATCACCCGCGTCCCGCCGTCCCCTCGTTGCGCGGCGCGACCCATGCCTTCGCGCTCGCCCCGACCCTCAGCGCCGC
Coding sequences within it:
- a CDS encoding condensation domain-containing protein, giving the protein GKVDRKALPAPEADTLTVEDEYASRTPTEEILAGLWAALLHRSHIGLHDNFFTIGGHSLLATQLLSRIRATFQVELPLRQLFETPTLAALARQIADAAPDAGADAPPPLERASREQALPLSFAQQRLWFLDQLEPGSRAYAMPIALRLHGPLDRAALQHSLDALVVRHESLRTTFPMTLGQPTQVIADPQPVPLPIIQLAHGPDAEREAELFRLIAEDTSRPFVLATGPLLRATLFGMDAETHVLLLNLHHIIADGWSMQVLLRELVQLYRAAAQGEAVTLPELPIQYADYALWQRQWLQGAVRARQLGYWQHQLADLAPLHLPTDHPRPAVPSLRGATHAFALAPTLSAAVVHLSRREGATLFMTLLAAWQVLLSRYSGQDDIVVGTPIAGRTRGETEDLI